The following coding sequences lie in one Cyanobacterium sp. Dongsha4 genomic window:
- a CDS encoding adenylyltransferase/cytidyltransferase family protein, which translates to MEQLTRRIVYTAGTFDLLHKGHVELFRKCKQIGNFLIVVLNTDNFIETYKGQPPILSYEEREAIIITNSFVDQVIPNVECEKCFYTIKNHAVAQGYSNMFSIVIGDDWNSENYPIQMGVSNIDLDLFHQVVKYVPRYQGISTTDIKKRIIAQWQQSLD; encoded by the coding sequence ATGGAACAATTAACAAGACGTATAGTATATACTGCCGGGACATTTGATTTATTACATAAAGGACACGTTGAGTTATTTCGTAAGTGTAAGCAAATAGGAAATTTCTTGATAGTTGTGCTAAATACAGATAATTTTATTGAAACATATAAAGGACAACCACCTATTCTGTCTTATGAAGAGCGAGAAGCGATTATTATAACTAATAGCTTTGTGGATCAGGTTATTCCCAATGTTGAGTGTGAAAAATGTTTTTATACCATTAAAAATCATGCTGTTGCTCAGGGATATAGCAATATGTTTAGTATCGTTATAGGAGATGATTGGAACTCTGAGAATTACCCAATTCAAATGGGTGTGAGCAATATTGATCTTGATTTATTTCATCAAGTAGTAAAATATGTACCACGGTATCAAGGAATTAGTACAACAGATATAAAAAAAAGAATCATAGCACAATGGCAACAATCACTAGATTGA
- a CDS encoding PH domain-containing protein — MFKKVASDVLGLSDIGQVISPKDYDKVASDDYVLHEDGEKIYFLIKSQSDEYCFTNYALIHLDGTSATSKKRLLKRYSYKNNHFSEIKLETAGTVDLDIEIKFNLGSNSYSIDVRKQDIEYLKDLYKSLIKISSIQKENALYLELAEKSLNIASNVLKPYHQESTEQQFKAINSYTFNWLRKTHQAFNKKDFSDVFLMFINN; from the coding sequence ATGTTTAAAAAAGTTGCTTCAGATGTACTAGGTTTAAGTGATATTGGTCAAGTAATTTCCCCTAAAGATTACGATAAAGTAGCCTCAGATGATTACGTTTTACACGAAGATGGGGAAAAAATTTATTTCCTAATCAAATCTCAAAGTGACGAATATTGCTTTACAAACTATGCTTTAATTCATCTTGATGGAACTTCTGCCACTAGCAAAAAACGCTTACTAAAAAGATATAGTTACAAAAATAATCATTTTAGCGAGATTAAATTAGAAACGGCTGGTACTGTTGATTTAGATATAGAAATAAAATTTAATTTAGGTAGTAATTCTTATTCAATAGATGTGCGAAAACAAGATATAGAATATCTGAAAGATTTGTATAAAAGTCTAATAAAAATTAGTAGTATTCAAAAGGAAAATGCCCTTTATTTAGAACTGGCTGAGAAAAGTTTAAATATTGCTTCTAATGTTTTAAAACCTTATCATCAAGAGTCCACGGAGCAACAGTTTAAAGCTATTAATTCCTATACTTTTAATTGGCTAAGAAAAACTCATCAAGCCTTTAATAAAAAGGATTTTAGTGATGTATTTTTAATGTTTATTAATAATTAA
- a CDS encoding EAL domain-containing protein yields MEYKKKNYQIETIRSQLEYKLQHKENIISAYEILFQVIPQGNLDIFQQLIRIIHLDLSLELSYFIWFDKDNQSSIYYLLSDENWNKINVEKSVIDNILSLLRDKYSQTRRYFIDNNLEVIKLLDFNHKNIQKGLNFSFTNSQLGSVYLVGFYTDNSDIFHDETFSFIHKIIDIIENGIDSNYLHQQFYLLQRAIDSCRNGVIITSAQEGNSIIYVNKGFENITGYSFEEIKGKNCRFLQQNDEQEGERKLFREAIKNKESQKIVLRNYRKNGELFWNEVYVSPVYNQEGEVINFIGIQNDITDKYITERKLLKKTEEIETLNKQLNLVNKLNNLPNQNLQQVFNYYLKEITKILDLDVAIISEVFGNRINIIASYNRFSGNLENNIYLQTNELVNYLSTKVVKQQQIINTDFLKKDKFLINKLDEFNIYCYLGIPIFIDRKIYGVLHFFNVNQNETNSDYSDSLIDSISQTISRIIISQEIELEKEQISVALKESQERLYDILSSLDDVIWSIHPQTLQLTYINQAGEKLFQTSLSKILKKRTYWLDLVNPQDKQKVQEYYANLFSISLLGDEIKYHDIEYGIILENGTEKYIRDRANIVYDEKGKKLRIDGILTDITSRTITKQALEKSEQEFRLIFELAPIGMIITDFDGNILQVNHSLCDLLKYSAIDLLNKNEATFYHPDDQEKSSFFKHKIITENLDQYSEERRFLASNGSIVHTIVNITALRNNEDKIIQFIQQIVDISELKIMEQQIFYDAFYDKLTGLPNRFLLTDRLKQFFYIRKYDSQKQCAILLIDMDKFKKINDSLGHKIGDELLRIIADKIVDCVTEKDTVARISSDEFIVLLPDITLEKEVYDIVEEIRLACLFNTTLQNQEVYSSVSIGVTLSSFGYKKPEEMIRDADIAMYHAKGKGGNCYQVFSASMHTDLLKRLNLESALVKALENEELELYYQPIINLKTGIIAGFEALIRWHSPSLGFISPAEFIPIAEETSLIIPLGNWILSQAIKQIEKWEKKYPNLELFIAVNVSSKQLLHPNFLPELDHILEENNIDRKLLKIEITESILMDNFEYAKEVLEQIQERNLKISLDDFGTGYSSLSYLHRLPFNTLKIDRIFIQPLTSTNMSSPIVEAIVNLAHNLSLDVVAEGIETEIQAQILKNINCNYGQGYLYSRPVNEGDADNLIKQWS; encoded by the coding sequence TTGGAATATAAGAAAAAAAACTATCAGATAGAAACAATTAGAAGTCAATTAGAATATAAGTTACAACATAAAGAAAATATTATTTCTGCCTATGAGATTTTATTCCAAGTTATACCTCAAGGAAATTTGGATATTTTTCAGCAGTTAATCAGAATTATTCATCTGGATTTGAGTTTAGAGTTAAGTTATTTTATCTGGTTTGATAAAGACAATCAATCTTCTATTTATTATTTGCTCTCGGATGAAAACTGGAACAAAATTAATGTAGAAAAGTCTGTCATAGATAATATTCTTTCCTTACTTAGAGATAAATACTCTCAAACAAGAAGATATTTTATTGATAATAACTTAGAAGTAATTAAATTGCTCGATTTTAATCATAAAAATATCCAAAAAGGGTTAAATTTTTCCTTCACAAATTCTCAACTAGGAAGTGTTTATTTAGTAGGTTTTTATACGGATAATTCTGATATTTTCCATGATGAAACTTTTAGCTTTATTCACAAAATAATCGACATTATCGAAAATGGAATTGATAGTAATTACTTACATCAACAATTTTACTTGTTACAAAGAGCGATCGATTCTTGTCGAAACGGTGTTATAATAACTTCTGCTCAAGAAGGTAATTCTATTATTTATGTAAATAAGGGTTTTGAAAATATAACAGGCTATTCTTTTGAAGAGATAAAAGGAAAAAATTGTCGCTTTTTACAGCAAAATGATGAGCAAGAAGGGGAAAGAAAATTATTTAGAGAAGCTATTAAAAATAAAGAAAGCCAAAAAATAGTATTAAGAAACTACCGTAAAAATGGAGAACTTTTTTGGAATGAAGTTTATGTTTCTCCTGTTTATAATCAAGAAGGCGAGGTGATTAATTTTATTGGGATTCAAAATGATATTACTGATAAATATATAACGGAGCGAAAACTACTAAAAAAAACAGAAGAAATAGAAACCCTAAATAAGCAACTGAATTTAGTAAACAAGTTAAATAATTTACCAAATCAGAATTTACAACAAGTTTTTAATTATTACTTAAAAGAAATTACCAAAATTTTAGATTTAGATGTTGCCATAATCTCTGAGGTTTTTGGAAACAGAATAAATATTATTGCTTCCTATAATCGATTTTCAGGAAATTTAGAAAATAATATCTATCTTCAAACAAATGAATTAGTTAACTATTTATCAACCAAGGTTGTTAAACAACAGCAAATTATTAATACTGACTTTCTTAAAAAAGATAAATTTCTAATCAATAAATTAGACGAATTTAATATTTACTGTTATCTGGGAATTCCTATTTTTATAGATAGAAAAATTTATGGAGTTTTGCATTTCTTTAATGTTAATCAAAATGAAACCAACTCTGACTATTCTGATAGCTTAATTGATTCGATTTCGCAAACCATAAGCCGAATAATTATTTCCCAAGAAATAGAACTAGAAAAAGAGCAAATTAGTGTTGCTTTAAAAGAAAGTCAAGAAAGACTTTACGATATATTATCATCTTTAGATGATGTTATTTGGTCAATTCATCCTCAAACATTACAATTAACTTATATTAATCAAGCAGGGGAAAAATTATTTCAGACTTCTCTAAGTAAAATTTTGAAAAAAAGAACTTATTGGCTAGATTTAGTTAATCCTCAAGATAAACAAAAAGTACAAGAATATTATGCTAATTTATTCAGCATATCTTTATTAGGTGATGAAATTAAATATCATGATATTGAGTATGGAATTATTCTTGAAAATGGCACAGAAAAATATATCCGCGATCGCGCTAATATCGTTTATGATGAAAAAGGGAAAAAGCTAAGAATAGACGGAATTTTAACAGACATTACCAGTAGAACCATTACTAAACAAGCATTAGAAAAAAGTGAGCAGGAATTTCGCTTAATCTTTGAACTTGCTCCTATTGGTATGATTATCACAGATTTTGATGGTAATATTCTTCAAGTTAATCATTCTTTATGTGACTTATTAAAATATTCTGCTATTGACTTATTAAATAAAAACGAAGCAACATTTTATCATCCTGATGATCAAGAAAAATCATCCTTTTTTAAACATAAAATAATTACTGAAAATTTAGATCAATACAGTGAAGAAAGAAGATTTTTAGCCAGTAATGGTTCAATTGTTCATACCATTGTCAATATCACAGCTTTAAGAAATAACGAAGACAAAATTATTCAGTTTATTCAACAAATAGTAGATATATCTGAATTAAAAATAATGGAACAACAAATATTTTATGATGCTTTTTATGATAAATTAACAGGTTTGCCCAATAGATTTTTATTAACAGATAGACTAAAACAGTTTTTTTATATCCGTAAATATGACTCTCAAAAGCAGTGTGCAATTCTCCTGATTGACATGGATAAATTTAAAAAAATTAACGATAGTTTAGGACATAAAATAGGAGATGAATTACTAAGAATAATTGCGGATAAAATTGTCGATTGCGTAACCGAAAAAGATACCGTTGCGAGAATAAGTAGTGATGAGTTTATTGTTTTGTTACCTGATATAACTTTGGAAAAAGAAGTCTATGATATAGTTGAGGAAATAAGACTTGCTTGTTTATTTAATACTACTCTACAAAATCAAGAAGTTTACTCCTCTGTAAGCATCGGGGTTACTTTAAGTTCTTTTGGTTATAAAAAACCAGAGGAAATGATACGAGATGCGGACATTGCCATGTATCATGCGAAAGGAAAAGGCGGAAATTGCTATCAAGTATTTAGTGCTTCTATGCACACAGATTTACTGAAAAGATTAAACTTAGAATCGGCATTAGTTAAAGCCTTAGAAAATGAAGAATTAGAATTATATTATCAACCAATAATTAACTTAAAAACGGGGATTATTGCAGGATTTGAAGCGTTAATTCGGTGGCATAGTCCCAGTTTAGGATTTATTTCTCCTGCGGAGTTTATTCCCATTGCAGAAGAAACAAGTTTAATCATCCCTTTAGGAAATTGGATTTTATCTCAAGCTATCAAACAGATAGAAAAATGGGAAAAAAAATATCCTAATTTAGAATTATTCATAGCGGTTAACGTTTCTAGTAAACAATTATTACACCCTAATTTTCTCCCTGAACTTGATCATATTTTGGAAGAAAATAATATTGATCGTAAACTCTTAAAAATTGAAATAACAGAAAGTATTTTAATGGATAATTTTGAATATGCTAAGGAAGTTTTAGAACAGATACAAGAGCGTAACTTAAAAATATCTTTAGATGATTTTGGCACAGGATATTCTTCTTTAAGTTATTTACATCGTTTACCTTTCAATACCCTAAAAATCGATCGCATTTTTATTCAACCGTTAACTTCTACGAATATGTCTAGTCCTATTGTAGAAGCAATTGTCAACCTAGCCCATAACCTTTCCTTAGATGTAGTTGCCGAAGGAATTGAGACAGAAATTCAGGCACAAATTTTGAAGAATATTAACTGTAATTATGGACAAGGATACTTATATTCACGCCCAGTGAATGAGGGGGATGCTGATAATTTAATCAAACAATGGTCATAA
- a CDS encoding class I SAM-dependent methyltransferase encodes MSELRKAVQELYNTYPFPPDPLLDEPPTGYNWRWHYQSAYNFCTGIKPHNEKIRILDAGCGTGSGTEYLILHNPYAEIIAIDISENALATAQKRLEKSGVLANFHGNITFKQLPIESAVTLEGHFDLINCVGVLHHLPDPKAGIKALGEKLAEGGIMHIFVYGELGRWEIQLMQKAIALLQNDKIGDYKDGVKVGREIFATLPENNRLVKREKERWQWENQRDECFADMYVHPCETDYNIDTLFDFIHSSSLEFIGFSNPDIWQIERLIGKNPDLMSRAENLSPIQRYRLIELLDPESITHYEFFLAKPPLPKYDWQDDELLGKAKPELNPCLYGWESQSLLDYQFKPVTIDDEEFGFMQYCAKNPTANLTVTDILSQTNFTLSQVRSLLSQQLIILSNK; translated from the coding sequence ATGTCTGAGTTAAGAAAAGCCGTTCAAGAACTTTATAACACATATCCTTTTCCTCCTGACCCTTTACTTGATGAACCACCGACTGGTTATAATTGGCGTTGGCACTATCAATCAGCTTATAATTTTTGTACTGGCATTAAACCCCATAACGAAAAAATCCGTATTTTAGATGCAGGTTGTGGTACTGGTTCTGGTACAGAGTACTTAATTTTACATAATCCCTACGCAGAAATAATTGCTATTGACATCAGCGAAAATGCTTTAGCGACGGCACAAAAACGCTTGGAGAAATCGGGAGTTTTGGCTAATTTTCACGGTAATATAACTTTTAAACAGTTACCTATTGAGTCAGCAGTTACTTTAGAGGGACATTTTGATTTAATTAATTGTGTGGGTGTATTACACCATTTACCAGATCCTAAAGCAGGTATTAAAGCCCTAGGGGAAAAGTTAGCAGAGGGCGGAATTATGCACATTTTCGTCTATGGGGAGTTAGGTAGATGGGAAATTCAATTAATGCAAAAAGCGATCGCACTTTTACAAAATGATAAGATAGGAGATTATAAAGATGGAGTAAAAGTAGGGAGAGAAATATTTGCTACCTTACCAGAAAATAACCGTTTGGTGAAGCGAGAAAAAGAAAGATGGCAATGGGAAAATCAAAGGGATGAATGTTTTGCAGATATGTATGTCCATCCTTGTGAAACAGATTACAATATTGATACTTTATTCGATTTTATCCATAGTTCGAGTTTAGAATTTATTGGTTTTTCCAATCCTGATATATGGCAAATTGAGAGACTCATCGGCAAAAATCCTGACTTAATGAGTCGAGCAGAAAATCTCAGCCCTATACAACGTTATCGTTTAATTGAATTACTTGATCCTGAGTCTATCACCCACTATGAATTTTTCTTAGCTAAACCTCCTTTACCAAAGTATGATTGGCAGGATGATGAGTTGCTAGGAAAGGCTAAACCAGAATTAAATCCTTGTTTGTACGGTTGGGAAAGTCAAAGTTTATTAGACTATCAATTTAAGCCTGTCACCATTGATGATGAGGAGTTTGGTTTTATGCAATATTGTGCGAAGAATCCCACCGCCAATTTAACGGTAACGGATATTCTTAGTCAAACTAACTTCACTCTATCACAGGTGCGATCGCTTCTTTCTCAGCAACTAATTATTTTATCAAACAAATAA
- the obgE gene encoding GTPase ObgE: protein MQFIDQVKIEVQAGKGGDGIVAFRREKYVPAGGPAGGNGGRGGSIILKAVNRLQTLLDFKYARHFQAEDGKRGGPNNCTGASGKDLILEVPCGTMVYDLETDELIVDLVDNEQTFVIAKGGKGGLGNKHFLSNSNRAPEYALPGLEGDYRQLRLELKLLAEVGIIGLPNAGKSTLISALSSARPKIADYPFTTLVPNLGVVRKPTGDGTVFADIPGLIEGASMGIGLGHDFLRHIERTRVLLHLVDVNSDDPVHDYNIIQHELQAYDKELGDRPQIIGLNKIDTLDDSRQNEIIEQFKTVTKDPIFLISAVTQKGCDRLLQAIWDQLDSLHQ from the coding sequence ATGCAATTCATTGATCAAGTTAAAATTGAGGTACAAGCGGGAAAAGGGGGAGATGGGATAGTTGCTTTTCGGAGAGAAAAATATGTTCCCGCCGGAGGCCCCGCAGGGGGTAATGGTGGCAGAGGGGGTTCGATTATTCTCAAGGCCGTAAATAGGTTACAAACCTTATTAGACTTTAAGTATGCTCGTCATTTTCAGGCAGAAGATGGTAAAAGAGGAGGCCCTAATAATTGTACTGGGGCATCGGGTAAGGATTTAATTTTAGAAGTGCCTTGTGGTACAATGGTTTATGATTTAGAAACTGATGAATTGATTGTTGATTTAGTGGACAATGAACAAACCTTCGTTATTGCCAAGGGAGGCAAAGGAGGTTTAGGTAATAAGCATTTTCTGAGTAACAGTAATCGAGCCCCAGAGTATGCTTTACCCGGTTTAGAGGGGGATTACAGACAATTAAGATTAGAATTGAAGTTGTTGGCGGAAGTGGGCATTATTGGGCTTCCTAATGCGGGTAAATCCACTTTGATTTCTGCTTTATCCTCGGCACGTCCCAAAATTGCTGATTATCCTTTTACTACTTTAGTACCTAATTTAGGGGTTGTGCGTAAACCGACGGGAGATGGTACAGTTTTTGCGGATATTCCGGGGTTGATTGAAGGGGCTTCGATGGGAATTGGTTTAGGCCATGATTTTTTAAGACATATTGAGCGCACAAGAGTTTTATTGCATCTGGTTGATGTTAATAGTGATGATCCAGTCCATGACTATAATATTATTCAACATGAATTACAAGCCTATGACAAAGAATTGGGCGATCGCCCTCAAATTATTGGTTTAAATAAGATAGATACTTTGGATGATAGTCGTCAAAATGAGATTATTGAACAATTTAAAACGGTAACAAAAGATCCTATTTTTCTTATTTCTGCTGTAACACAAAAAGGATGCGATCGCCTTTTACAAGCTATTTGGGATCAGCTAGACTCTTTGCACCAGTAG
- a CDS encoding nucleotidyltransferase family protein, with the protein MTIVYLGEEYMRAFVESKNDIFRQLQNHQKTLQNYGVKRCGLFGSFVRGEATPKSDIDLLVEFEPSLKTFINFMDLCFFLEELFERKVDVLTPESLSPIFGHRILAEVEYVSFS; encoded by the coding sequence GTGACAATAGTTTATTTAGGAGAAGAGTATATGAGGGCTTTCGTAGAGAGTAAAAACGATATTTTTCGGCAGTTACAAAATCATCAGAAAACTTTACAAAATTACGGAGTAAAGAGATGTGGTTTGTTTGGATCGTTTGTAAGAGGAGAAGCGACACCAAAGAGTGATATTGATTTGCTCGTAGAGTTTGAACCATCGTTGAAAACTTTTATTAATTTTATGGATTTATGTTTTTTTCTCGAAGAGTTATTTGAGCGTAAAGTGGATGTATTAACTCCTGAATCTTTGAGTCCTATTTTTGGGCATAGGATTTTGGCGGAGGTGGAATATGTGTCATTCTCTTGA
- a CDS encoding ABC transporter permease subunit (The N-terminal region of this protein, as described by TIGR01726, is a three transmembrane segment that identifies a subfamily of ABC transporter permease subunits, which specificities that include histidine, arginine, glutamine, glutamate, L-cystine (sic), the opines (in Agrobacterium) octopine and nopaline, etc.), with translation MFKYLFRHRKSKVIIFGFLIFVCILLTTFNPFGKKSFANESISFTVGTEPTFPPLEMPSATGNGLEGFDIDLMNAIGKEVGLNIVFESMPFDGLIPALQSNTIDAAIGGITITPERAKSVRFSSPYFKAGLAIAVQQSNEIIKNYDDLKGKKIAVAIGTTGAIAASKIPNAQVITFDSAVLALQELVNGKVDAVLNDTPVTLYAIKDAGLQKIKIVGTVEEEEYYGIILPNNSDKVALINYGLYEILRNGNYNAIYKKWFSGEPTNLPIIAPSLIASANSSSNNTQDNPNLTNQPLALLLLQKLPQGALVTITLTSFSIFFGLIGGSLIAFGLISRRKILKTLLLIYVEFFRGTPMLVQLFIIYFGLPAFFQGIGLSWSLQRFPAAIIALSLNVTAYLAEIIRGGIESIDSGQWEACESLGMNYWQTMKEVILPQAFRRILPPLGNEFITLIKDTSLVAVIGFAELFRQGQLIVATTYQSFAVYITVALVYLCLTTLSSFIFKWTERRLKILN, from the coding sequence ATGTTCAAATATCTTTTTCGCCACCGAAAATCTAAAGTAATTATATTTGGATTTCTGATTTTTGTTTGTATATTATTGACTACCTTTAACCCTTTTGGGAAAAAATCTTTTGCTAATGAATCTATATCTTTTACTGTAGGGACAGAGCCAACTTTCCCCCCTTTGGAAATGCCTTCGGCAACAGGTAATGGTTTAGAGGGTTTTGATATTGATTTGATGAATGCTATTGGCAAGGAGGTGGGTTTAAATATTGTTTTTGAGTCTATGCCTTTTGATGGTTTAATTCCTGCTTTACAGTCTAATACTATTGATGCGGCTATTGGTGGTATTACTATTACTCCTGAAAGAGCAAAATCTGTTCGTTTTTCTAGTCCTTATTTTAAGGCAGGATTAGCCATCGCCGTGCAACAAAGTAATGAAATTATTAAAAATTATGATGATTTAAAAGGAAAAAAAATTGCTGTTGCTATAGGAACTACAGGTGCGATCGCAGCTTCAAAAATTCCCAATGCCCAAGTAATTACATTTGATTCTGCGGTATTGGCATTACAAGAATTAGTCAATGGCAAAGTAGATGCAGTGTTAAACGATACTCCTGTGACTCTTTATGCCATTAAAGATGCAGGTTTACAGAAAATAAAAATTGTGGGAACAGTTGAAGAAGAAGAATACTATGGAATAATCTTACCCAATAATTCTGACAAAGTGGCTTTGATTAATTATGGTTTGTACGAAATTTTACGCAACGGAAACTATAACGCAATTTATAAGAAATGGTTTTCAGGAGAACCAACAAACTTACCGATAATCGCCCCTTCATTAATCGCTAGTGCTAATTCTAGCAGTAATAACACTCAAGATAATCCTAATCTAACAAATCAACCTCTAGCTTTACTACTGTTGCAAAAATTGCCTCAAGGGGCATTAGTTACCATTACTTTAACATCCTTTTCTATCTTCTTTGGCTTAATTGGTGGTTCGTTAATCGCTTTTGGTTTAATTTCCCGAAGAAAAATTCTCAAAACCCTATTGCTCATATATGTTGAGTTTTTCCGAGGTACACCCATGTTAGTACAACTGTTTATCATTTATTTTGGATTACCTGCCTTTTTTCAAGGTATTGGGCTATCTTGGAGTTTACAACGGTTTCCTGCCGCAATTATTGCTTTGAGTTTAAATGTGACTGCTTATCTAGCAGAAATTATTAGGGGCGGAATAGAATCCATTGATTCGGGGCAGTGGGAAGCCTGTGAGTCTTTAGGAATGAATTATTGGCAAACCATGAAAGAGGTTATTTTACCTCAAGCATTCCGCCGAATTTTACCGCCTTTAGGGAATGAATTTATTACTTTGATCAAGGATACCAGTTTAGTGGCAGTAATTGGTTTTGCTGAGTTATTCAGACAAGGGCAGTTAATTGTGGCAACTACTTACCAGTCTTTTGCTGTATATATTACTGTTGCTTTAGTTTATCTATGTTTAACAACTTTATCTTCTTTTATCTTCAAATGGACAGAAAGGAGATTGAAAATTTTGAATTGA
- a CDS encoding DUF86 domain-containing protein — protein MCHSLEDYLAHIQLETSFILEVSKGLEKQTFVKNPTLTRAIVRSLEIIGEATKKLPDDFRQRHYQIPWKQMAGMRDKLIHQYFGVDYDLVWNVVINQIPKLDQQIQLILSTKTY, from the coding sequence ATGTGTCATTCTCTTGAGGATTATTTAGCTCATATTCAACTGGAAACATCTTTTATTCTGGAAGTATCTAAAGGATTGGAGAAACAAACATTCGTGAAAAACCCAACTTTAACCAGAGCTATCGTCAGAAGTCTGGAGATTATCGGCGAGGCAACAAAAAAGTTGCCTGATGATTTTAGACAACGCCACTATCAAATTCCTTGGAAACAAATGGCTGGAATGAGAGATAAGTTAATTCATCAATATTTTGGAGTTGACTATGATTTAGTTTGGAATGTGGTTATAAATCAAATCCCTAAACTAGATCAGCAAATTCAACTTATACTAAGTACAAAGACTTACTAA
- a CDS encoding glycosyltransferase, giving the protein MATITRLRLKIVNAIKKCIDFFYRKICYIVSYRATVTIAIICHEQNIEGIKRIIERQIKKPDNIVLYYSNEYFGDAPLEWKIVKCPNLNDWGHGKCKQAIEEATSDFICFFNADSYYEDNYLSEMMKRAREGFDVVLCDFKHRPDSNVIVAHPIIGGTDRGNVLVCIKEARRVGYNYSIYEADGLFIQDMVKQGASWIRVNKCLYINN; this is encoded by the coding sequence ATGGCAACAATCACTAGATTGAGACTCAAAATAGTTAATGCAATTAAGAAATGTATTGATTTTTTTTACAGAAAGATTTGCTATATTGTAAGCTATCGTGCAACGGTTACTATTGCTATTATTTGTCATGAGCAAAATATAGAGGGTATTAAAAGAATTATAGAACGTCAAATAAAAAAACCTGACAATATTGTTTTGTACTATAGTAATGAATATTTTGGAGATGCCCCTCTTGAATGGAAAATCGTTAAATGTCCTAACTTAAATGATTGGGGACATGGTAAATGCAAACAAGCTATTGAAGAAGCAACGTCTGACTTTATTTGCTTTTTCAACGCCGATAGTTATTACGAGGATAATTACTTGTCAGAAATGATGAAACGAGCAAGAGAAGGCTTTGATGTTGTTCTATGCGATTTTAAACATCGTCCAGATAGTAATGTTATTGTTGCACATCCGATAATTGGTGGTACGGATAGAGGAAATGTACTTGTTTGCATAAAAGAAGCTCGTCGTGTAGGCTATAACTACTCAATTTATGAAGCTGACGGTTTGTTCATTCAAGATATGGTAAAACAGGGTGCATCTTGGATTCGAGTTAACAAATGTCTTTATATAAACAACTAA